Part of the Ornithodoros turicata isolate Travis chromosome 6, ASM3712646v1, whole genome shotgun sequence genome, ataCTTTCGCGTATTGCGGGCAAGCCCACTTCAAGGAACACCGAGCTTTGCTGAAATCTTCATTTCCTCGCTGTTTAGCGTGATTTTGCTTTGGTACCTCCATGGTTGGTACTAACCAAGTTGATGATGTCTTGGGTTAGTttactgaagttaggttagattaattgAGCCATGGCAGCTTCCTTTGCCCCCAGATccgcttcgataatgaagtCGGGAGGTCGTGGCAAGCTGCAAtagccgcactaatctaacctaactgatcactaaacaaagcctatgatgtcttaggttagtttagtgaagttaggttagattaatagggccatggcagcttgctttGCCCACAAAGTTGCTTCGATAATGAGGTTGGGAGGGAGATTGAaactgccacagccgcactgaTCTAACCTAAGATATTATTAAACAACGTCTATGATGTCAGGTTGAAGGTGGCTTTCCCGCaacataaataaatgaatgGAAAAGTTCCGCAAAATTTACAAACATACAATTCCGCAACAGTAAGCGTTCGTTGAAGTAGGCTTGCCCGCAGTACACTAAAGTATTGGGTGAAGcaaactttcaaatggtgacgtCTACCAAAGGAATGCCCTTAGGGCTCCAATATTGCGCAAGAGTTCTGCAGGAGCTCTATAAAAGTGACAAGATCCTCAGAATGTATTCTCTTTATGTTCAGATCGCAGAACTTATTACCTTTGTACAGAGGTGCCCCATCTGTGCAAGATTCTTCGAAGAACTCGTGAGCGTTTCTCAGGCCCACCAGCGACACTACGCGGGGGAATCCGATGAGACAGCGTGCGCAGAGCTTATCTGAGCACGTCAACTGGTCCAGGAACAACCTGTGGTCAGGAACCAAACGTAACTATGCTTTGCATCGCTTCAATGAAAACCACAAGGAGACCCACGCGCTCACTTGCATTGCTCTTTGAGTTCTTCTCCTCCGGTTGCTAGATGCGTAGTATTCGCATAAACAACGTAGTCTGTTCCGCAGGCTTCGAGATCGCTGAGGCTACATCCTTCTAGGTCTTTGAACTGAGCGTCGCTACAGTGCACTGCGAGGAGATTACGGAGATgataaagaagagaaaaagggtACCGTTTGCATTCATAAGCAGGCACTGCAACGTCACGTCAAATCGCGTTGATATCATATTCGTAGCTTGTGATTGACCCAtagacacagaagacgacacgtGCACGGGATGACACGAGAGTCCGACTACACCGCACACCACACCACGCCACACCACACTACACCGCACCACACACAGCAAAGATACAAGAATCAAATCTGGGAAGAAGGTTAAGTTGTGTTCATGAGAACAGCCAGAGAAACGGGAATGGCAACTCGTTTATCCGGGGTTTAACCGGGTACCACGGGAACCGGTGGGGTATGACTGATAGTGGCGAATTCAAGCAATGTCCGTGGCATATCTTTTGCATCCTATTACCGGTGTGTGCTACCGATCCACAACTGTTCTATATAGTATTCATATCAAACCGTCTACAACATAGtagatatttatttatatagaaAATCTAACCGGTTCTTTTCACCCGCAACGTATTCGCTTCACCTTGTCTGGCGCCGAATCAAGTTGAGTTCACCACAGTCGACATGTTCAAATTCCAAGGCCACCAGCAAACTCttagttaccaatttttgttcATGTATGTGCTATATGTGCTACTGTGTTCATGTATGTGCGTTATGTTGCGTGCTTTATCACGGTGAAGCGTAGATTTCACCTGGATAGACGGCCTTCTCTCAGACTTCTCTGTGCTATGGCAGGAATGTGATAACAACGAAACTCATGCGTCATGGGCTATAAGGTAAACACATTCTAAAATCGCGTTCCGTGAAATGTAGCGTTTGAGATAGCTATAATATTCCGAAGGAAATTAGCCCTTACATTTATGTATTAACAAAATATACATGGTGAACTTCTGCAAGCTTACGCCGTAATTATCATGGCACGAACCTATTCTGAAGTATGATCCAAGTATGACAAATTAgtgcttctctttctttctttccctctttctttttaacacaccaccatcaccatcggGGCTCTTAATATAGTAATCGTGCGTATACTTCTGACGCATTAAAATCGCCAAAAGAAATATTAGACTAAAATGGCAACCTACTTATTTAAAATCGCGCATTTCAACTTGTCAGATAATAAAGGACTTGAAGCCATAAAGGGTAATTACAAGGTGTAGAACTGTAATGAAAACATTTCCAAGTCCGTTCACACTACTCGAGCACGAACGCCCGAAAGAAAAAAGCAATTCTGAAAACAGCACAAACACTGACGAATAGGGAAAGGAAAATAGTGTAATATCGCTTCGAAGAAGTTTGTCTAATATGTGTAGGAAATACAGTATTATAACAACGTGCACGTCCTTACGGAACAGAACATATACAATCACGTCAACGCCCCTCCTACAAACACACAGAGTTccaggtaactcgttactgtaactatgtAAGTAAGTtcctttgctttttttcttttttgtaacatgtaacttaactcggtacttttgtgccatggtaactttcagggtaaagcgtttctttttcaggtaacttttccaaagtaacttaagctaagttccaagttacttttaattcgcttttcactcacgtccacatgttttctttcttgctgTTCGGTCCTTtcgtggcattttatgccataaaacgtgatattcaatcagtgaCAGTATTCTATTTAGGAACTAAGAACCGCTGCtactgaaatgaagctgaaccattgtgcgcccacagaaagcaagatgcaaagcgttcgaattttgtggacataaacgaaaacgatataAGCGTGTAGcattcctccgcaggcaactcaaggtctaactgaACTGCTCACGCGCCCAGCTCCTGTGCAGTGCTATTTTGTGtacgaagtaacttggaagtaacccGTTTTTAAAGTAACTCCCGTAACTGCGAGTTGCATTTCAGgccgaagaacttcgttattaacttagttacatttttcacttAGCTTTCATTTTTCACTTACCGagctctttttgacgggtagcTTCTCGATCTATGCACATATGTATAGACATACACAGAATAGATGATACGCAATTATTGCCCACTCCATCAAGGATTGCCTTCTAAAACCCGAATTGGTAATTATTCTAAAACAAACCACTCACCGATAAGCAGAACCGCTATAAATCCAGATAACGTGGGTGCCTTCATTACGATAACCTCGACCGTCTTGCACGAAGACACTTGGCAGTACTGCGAACTTTTACAGGCTCCTATCGCCTTTCATGGGTATCTGCATTCACTTCCCTTTAATATACGCACATTTAACCTCGGTTGAAGGCACGCGCTACTGTACCAGAAGTGACGCCGTGTTGTACAGCCAATCAAAATTTAGTTGTCCGTGTCTGATTGGTGAACATCGCACAGAACGAGCTCGAGGTATGTAAGCATACCTCTGGCAACTTGCCAGGAATTGATCTtttctgtttcgtttttttttttttttttttgtttcctttgccGCGCCGTGTTTCCGTATGAGGAGTGATCAATCTCATTAACATAGCTTACTGCGCCGATTGCACGTGCATCTGAATTAGAGGTAGCTTGGTTGTGCACCCGATAGGCTGACTGTACTGCTTTTGGCGTGTTGGTGTTTATCAACAAATGTCCTTGGGTATCGAAATGCGTTACTATATATTGGCTCAACATTATCTTCCATCGATGTTTAGTGGGGGTTGGGAAAGTATAGGGAGTTATTCGGTATTTGGTGCTAGCTATTCTTCTTGACTTCGACAAAGATTCGATCAATAATAATGTAAACATTGTCGATTTGTTTATTTCACGCCGTGTGTATACGTTATATTTCGTTTGACGGCCAAGCACATGGAAGCTGACTTCCGCGACCTTCCTTTGTAACGTCTCTTCTCGTTGAATGAAGGGAGCCACTGAAACgtaagccagctgtaggactcgaacgtACATCTGCTGGATTACCGCACGCCTCCTCAGaatgcgtcatctgaagggacaaaccaaccagtCTGTCACTCATCCCACTAAAGGCTGAGACACATGTACGACGAAATGTGCGACCCGTCGTGCGACGCGCCGCAGCGCAAAGCATCCTGGGACTGATTCTGGAGAAATAGGTCGTCGCAGCAGCGCGCTGCGACAAGTCGCAGCGCGACAAAACTGCTCAGATATCTCCGCTCCCGTCGGTGGGTTGTCGTGCGGATGTAGTGACGTCATGAACCAAGCAGCCAATGATGCTGCCTCTCTGGTAGATGCGATGGAtccgagaaaaaatggcggacagTGTGTGTTCTGAATGCAAACAGTGGCTGACTTCGTCGTGTTGCGCCTTGAAAGACACGTGAAATAAGGAATGAATTGTTCTCGTTTACTGTGAGCTCATTTGGTTATGTTAAATAAAGTGTAAGCGAGTGTATCTCTGGCCGCGCTGTTCTAGCAACACGGCGGTTCAGAGCGACATGTCGTAAGGATGTCGCAGCCCATGTGTCTGTTGATGCAGCACGCGACAACTCGTGACACGAAACTGTGCGACTCGTCGCACGACGGGTCGTGCATTTTGTCGTACATGTGTTTCGCCCTTaacactcttacatgttttctcactcatacacacattcatacgacggggtcgacgcaagcggcatctgttgaacatgatgggCCATCGTGTCTCTTCTCGACTTTGTGACGGTTCTTCGATGTTTAATAAATGACGCGATTTATTTCGCACGGTATAGATTAAGCTCTCATTCAacgtttaaaaaaatataaCTTTTCCAAACATTGTTCCAGAAAAGTCATGGAACCGGTACATTTGAGGAAGCCTCTATAGTTGACTTGATCAAGATTTCATGGTCCCCTTAATCAAATTCTGACGAATACTTGATGAAATGTGTTTAATTGACGggtataatgaaaaaaaaagaaactgactGCCGGCTTGCTCAGTCTTTTTCTCATTCCCCCTTCctctttttctgttcaacacccGACTGTAAATACAGGAAATGCATGTGTCGCCAAGATGAACCGATATTAAACTATAATACACCTTGTCTATGAGCCTATGTCAATTtttgggtagaaatccagcgaaccggtagagatgtaggaaaggagttgcctcaggacagaagccgccgatatttcgaacagagactgttcttcttctgggcgcccagaagaagaacaggctctgcacgaaatgtcggcggcttctgtcctgaggcaactcccttcctacgtcCACTTTCTGTTTTTCTATATCCATCTATCCATCCTTCTTTCCATGAGCCACATTATGTGCGCGTCGTTCAGGTTTCATGTCCAGTATATGACAGCCTGAACACATTAAACCGACATGAACCGCACAAAGTTCACCGTTTGATCCTTTCATTCGCATTTCGTTGGACGGCGCTTCCTAGAACATCTACTACATTTTCCTACTAATACTTTtgagtgttcttttttttaaaatctatgttagcgccgcgaggcaactgtggctatgagcggtgtacagatatggatagatggagagaggacagcaggaaggagtggggataGGGGGTTTAGTATgagtcctgagccgacttcacggggaaccgtgccgacattcgtctcgaaagtcttcggaaaacccagggaaaacctcggtaggaaaaccggtggtaggattcgaacccaccacctcccaggctTCAGCACGagcttggctaccaccaacgagcgtgACGTCTTTatacccgctcggccatgctggCGGATTGAAGTGTTCTAAATAAGAatcttaaaaaacaaaaacaaaaaaacgcagTATGTACCAATCAAACTATCCAACGGACAGATCAGTGATGTGCACCAAACATTAACTGATAACATGCTCGTACACTGATAAAAAAAGGTAGCAGGGTTCGAACCAAAACCTGACTGAGACCCGCCGTCCACGGACAGTGGCGTATACGACGACGATTGTTATTTCGACGAAGCTATCTCGCCACATGAAACACACGAATTATATAGATAAGCTTTTATTTCTTACGCTTTTCACGTTCATACGTATACAATCTCCTCTTGATTCTCGTACTATATTTCATATCACATCAAGTATCACATTCACGTCACATCAACACGTGATTCGACAGCTGGTCTGAAGTGTCCCACCAAAACAATAAACCTTGCGTGTTTGCTTTCGAGACAACAAGGCTGTCATTCATTTATGACTAATGTCGCAGCAGTAGCATTGCTTCTTATAGAAAAGAAGGCGAAATCACAGATAGGCAAGGCACCAAAAACATCACGATGCATATTGGTTGCATGAGCATAAACTGCCATTAGCAGTTCTTTCATAGGCTCGGGATATATGGCTTTCGGGCTACATGGGTACTCATCGTCAttccaaccatcatcccagCGAGCGGACGATATCTGCCAAAGGTTCGACAATGTTGATTGCTCCCAAGGCACTGCTGTCGATCTTTTGCAAAGGCCGTATGGTCTTGCACGCCTGCGAGCCGTGTCTGTATGGCCCGCATGCCAGTTGGAGGAGGTCGCCGAAGACGTGGTCCATGATTTGCGTAAAGAACTTGATGACATCTTGTCTGCCACATTCCGACTTCAATGCTTCGGCTGAGCAGTCTAGGAGGTCATAGTAGTAGCTGTGGAACAGAAAAGGGTCACTGTACTGTTCGATGTGATCTTAATAACATAGCGATGGCTGTAGTGTGGATGTAAGGTCTTGTTAACATATTCTGTGATCAAGAAGCCTCTCGACTGAGTAGGGAAACctttccacattttttttttacaccaacAAACCAACAGACAAGACTGAGGGGGACCAGTAACGTGAATTTCTGGTAACTCTATGCGAGGGTGCAGACGTGTTAATGTGAACTTACACGTGGGTTTACTCTCTGGGTTTAACTGTTCAGTTGGAATAATCATGTTCAGGATTCCACATTACGTTCAGTTTTATCTAAACATGTCGCTCCGTGATTATTTCTTGAAGTgcgtcttttttatttttttttattttttctatgGAGATATTGAGTTGCATCAGTGACTGCTCAGTCCACTGCTCCATTTCCATCAGAATCCCGATTATCGTTGTAATCATTTTCATGATTACTAGCCATTATTAATCATTTCTGTTACACATTGTGAGAAGAGTACTATGCCCCTCAATTTATCTCGCTGGTCACAATGACCTGAAATTGTGGATTCAGAAAACGGTTGCGTTCCTCGCGCCATCGTCATTGTACTTAATCTACGCACTTCGACCTTGGCCTTCATAAACGTTTACGTTCGCCGCGAGCGTTGCGAGGTTCGCCCCGCGAACGTTTCCTTGCGCTACTATGTCGTATAATACGTGACAATACTGACCAACACGCGTAGTTGATCTTCTGCTTCGAAGGGGCTTTCTCCACTGCTGTTTCAAATGAGGCGAATGCGTCGTTAATGCAGCGGTGCAACCTGGGTCCCGCCTTGTTTATACACGCTATGTTGTTTATATACACtggaaaggaaaacaaatacgAGTGTTACTTTCGGCGTTTGATGGTGGCTGTTCAAGACAACAGCGAGCGACAGTATATAGAGTTGCTTTTCAAATAAAAAGTGCAGGGGGACGAAGTAGGGGAATTACCAATACCTAAAGTTACAAGTGGGTGTTTTACTCAGGATATCCATCTCTATATACTGGTCACATGATACCACGTGACCTGTTGTCTGTGTTTGCGGTACGCTGAAATTCTGTAACCACCGCAGTAACACTGCTAAAGAAAAAGTACTTCAAAAAAAGTAAACTTCACAAAACGTTACAACGATTTTAGAGATTTAATATAATTTCGAAAAGAGTTTCCCCAAAAATTCCCACTAATGATGGCCCTGTAAATGATGATAGTTGGTGTATTTACACAGCGAGACAACTATAGCCCTATATAACGCTACCGCGTTTAAATGCGTTTCGGACAGTGGCCAATCATGCATTCTTTTTTCCTCAAAAACTATTACGTTCCGACGGATTAACAGTTTAACACAGTCGGTTACCCGTAATTCTCAATCGCATACTATGAAAATCTCAAAACCAGTCGACGGCTTAACATTCCCCCTCTGGTCAACGTGCGAAGTCACCCGGAACTCATCAGGTACCTCACTCATGCGACGCGTCCCTGTTTTTCAACTCAAAATTGCGTGACAACGTTCAATTTTTCACCTTTATAGTTCGCAGAAGTGTGATTGCAACTTTCCTCGTAGTCTGCCAGCGCTGCGCGAAGTCCCAGCAGCGCCACCGCACGGGAAAATCCTTGTAGACAACGAAGGGTGAAGTTTTCGGCGCAGACGACTTGGCTTATGTACAAACTGAAAGGTTGTTATGGAATACAATCGTAagctaaaactgcttttatgaaGAGCAACTTCAAGTTCAAGCTTCTGCGTTGAAGGGCCGCGTACTTGCACTGCTTGGCGTATCCTTCAATGTCTTCTGCTAAGTGTGTGGTGTTGTAGTACGGTATGAAGTCCATCCCGCAAGAGCGAATATGGCCAGTCGAGCATCCCGGAGCGTCATTAAACTGACAGAGACACTGACCTGTAAAAAgcgtacatttttttaaagttcCGTACTCCTCTTTTGATAACCGGTTAATGCATTAGAATAGTTACAGTGTAATTAGTTGACAGCTGAACAGTTGAGGGTTGAACTCGAAAACTTGTTCCAGCACTTAGCTATATATATACCGTGTCTATAAACAGAGGATTTTCCCATTGCCCACGTAAAATCCTCAGAGAATTTTCCATGGGTCCCAGCACCACGATGTGAGTTAATTTAAGGTCATTCTGCTGCACGTGGAATGCCAATTCTCGGTTGGGAAGAGCGACTGGGTAGTCGAAGTCCCGGCAAAATGACTCTCTAGGAAACTGGGGTGTGCAAAATATTGCAATACCTGCGTAGCTTATCTACAGTTACCTTAACAAAAAGCGGCAACTATAGTTACTGTTACGTTTATAGAAAAGTGTCTATAATTACCGCAagaagtaactagttacaattACGAGTTATTCCTAACTTAACTACTATATCAaagactgcaaaaaaaaaacactttctaACTTTCACTTTCTCAGGCGTTAAGTGCTTTCCAAAGCACTTTCTGGTCTGCCTGAGAAACTGCACAAACAGACTATGGGAAACGATAAAGGCTACAAGAAAAGACTCACCTGACCCATAGACTAGCAGAAGGGAAAGCAACGCCACGAATCTCATCTTGCTGGGCTTCAATAGCGTGGAACTGAATCTTGTTCTGGTCTGCAACTCCATTCGAAGCTTAAATCCTCTTTCCCGCGCAACTTTCCACGTGATCCAAGCCACGTTCTCAACACTATAGGGACCTTGACTTTGAAAGATGAACCGTTTAATTTCTAGCCGCAGCCGCTTTACACTTCCAAATTGTGAGGGCACGAAATTAACGTTCGAAGGTCGAAGGTGCGCTTTGGGGCTTAACGACTTCCACGTGATGTATACCTCTGGCGATTTCTCGCACTTATTATGGCGCCCCGAACAGGGAGCCTTCAGTCGGGGTTTCATAACATAATGTATAATGCAGGAAACGCTACATCTATCACATCCGTCGCATGACTTCGAGACCTTGGTCAACGCATGACTCGGCCGTCGTATTAACTGACAGGTCTGATCTATCGTTACATACTATACTTCGAGATTGAAAGGCGTGCAGGCACAGCATAATGTTAATGTGAATGATAGCTAAGTGCGAGCAATTAACCCTTTTGTCTCGGATGGTTTTTGAGGCGACAGCACTTTGTGTCACATTAAGATTAATAGCGGTGTTCCCTGTGTTTTCCGTAACTTCATTTTTGTTTCGTTAGGTTCGTTTCACTGAGAGGGAAACCCTATCAGCGAACCCGCTGGGCGCTCGCACACTGCGTTTCGTAAGTTCAGAAGGCCACGAAGTAAATATAGTTATGAAGGAATGAAACGCAAACACCGAAGGTAGGGGAAGCAAAAAAATGGGAAATTTATTACAATTTAAGCTATTAGAGAGTAATAATTTTTAGTCTAATAGTGAAAGGTGTAATAGTTTTCTATAATAGCTTACGTTATAATAAATCACCCCCTTTTTTGGTtcccctacactgttaaaacagaacttcaccacatagcacgcttctagccgaCCAtgattccgaataatatcattctgtgtcctgctttgttgaaaacagcgggcaggcgcctatctgggacaagcataatgtgtctcagatatgcgcctcctcccattttcaataaGTCAGTGCAGAGAATGATTATCATTCgattggctataggagcgtgctatgtggtgaagttcggttttaacagtgtaccttCGTTGTTTGCCTTTCATTATTCCTTCATAACTTCATGCGTGTGCGTGTATGTGAAAAAATCTAAA contains:
- the LOC135398245 gene encoding uncharacterized protein LOC135398245, giving the protein MELQTRTRFSSTLLKPSKMRFVALLSLLLVYGSGQCLCQFNDAPGCSTGHIRSCGMDFIPYYNTTHLAEDIEGYAKQCNLYISQVVCAENFTLRCLQGFSRAVALLGLRAALADYEESCNHTSANYKVYINNIACINKAGPRLHRCINDAFASFETAVEKAPSKQKINYACCYYYDLLDCSAEALKSECGRQDVIKFFTQIMDHVFGDLLQLACGPYRHGSQACKTIRPLQKIDSSALGAINIVEPLADIVRSLG